The stretch of DNA AGGGGCGACCAAGAAAAGAGGCGGGGACCTCCCTCGCCTCTCTTTTTGGGCTTGAATCCCGGACTCAGAATTCGACGGTCTCGTTGGTGCCCAGGTCGGTCGCGGGCTTGCCGGTCACGGCGGCGCGGGCCATCTGGAGCATGTTCTTGATCTTGCCGTCGCTGCCCCAGTATTCGCCGCCCTGCGCCTCAATCTTGATGAGCTGCACGCTGGGGTCGTCAATGCCGCCGGGAAAGTACGCCTTATAGAAGTCGCTCCACAGTTCCTCGAGCTTGGCGCGGTTCTCCACGAGCTGCGCCACGCCGCTGATGCTGACGTAATTGCCGCCGCCGTGGTCCGAGTAGCTGACGTTCACGTTGGGCCGGACCATCATGCTCTGCACCTGCTGGGTGTCCTTGCCGCCGATGAACCACACGTCGCCGTCGAACTCGGTCTGCTGGGTGGTCATGGGGTGGGCCTGGAGGTGGCCGTCTTCGGTCTCGACCGTCAGCATGGCGAACTTGACGCCCTTCATGACGGCGGCCATCGCCTTGATGGTTTCCTCGCGGGTGGGGTGGTCGCTTTGCTGGCTCATGCGGGCACCTTGCCACACCGCCCAGCCCGCTTTGTAGGGGAAGCGGCACCGTCTCAAGGTTGTCTTCAGGCCGCCTTCTCATGCACCCGGTCGGGTACGTTCCGCACCAGCACCACGCCCGCCACGAAGAACAGGGCCGCGAGGCCAAAGACCAGCGTGTAGCCCAGGTTGCCGCCCTGCGCGTTGCCCCAGTCCAGCAGGGCACCCTGCGGGGCGCTGGAGAGCTGCGGCGCGACAAAGGCCACGTGCCAGATGCCCATGTCGCGGGCGTAACTGCCCGCACTCGGCATCGCGTCGCTGCCCAGCGCCCAGTCCACGCTGGTAAAGGCCCCGAAGCCCAGGCCGAAGACCACCGCGAGGGCCAGCGCCGCCGGAAAGCCAGGTGCGACCAGCAGCAGCAGCGCCGCTCCCGCCATCAGCCCGCCCGCCACGTAGATCACGGGCTTGCGCCCCACCCGGTCACTCAGCCGCCCGCCGATGAGCGCCGAGGCGATGCTCCCCACGATGATGCACGCCAGCATGATGGAGGTACTCGTGCCCGCGTCAGGCTGGCGCAGCACGTCGGCGTTGTAGTACTGGAGAA from Deinococcus sp. HSC-46F16 encodes:
- a CDS encoding pyridoxamine 5'-phosphate oxidase family protein; this encodes MSQQSDHPTREETIKAMAAVMKGVKFAMLTVETEDGHLQAHPMTTQQTEFDGDVWFIGGKDTQQVQSMMVRPNVNVSYSDHGGGNYVSISGVAQLVENRAKLEELWSDFYKAYFPGGIDDPSVQLIKIEAQGGEYWGSDGKIKNMLQMARAAVTGKPATDLGTNETVEF